Within the Leptotrichia sp. oral taxon 498 genome, the region TTAAAGTCTTTTTTCTGCTGTGCAACCGAGACGCTTATCGCTTTTGTCTGTGTTTCAACCTTATTTCCATCTGAAAACAGATTAGCTGGCGCACCTCTTCCTATCGCACCAGTCAATAAAAATGTGATAAGTGCTGAATCAGTGTATTTAAAGTCTTTCACTTTTTTAGCAAATGACTTTAATTCCTGTCTTAACTCTTTTAAATTTTTTGCCATTTTTCTTCCTTTCCAAAAATTAAAAAATCTACTTAAATTATATATTTTTTATCCACTATAATTTAATTTTTTTAATTTTTATAGATAAAATATCAAATTTAATTTTATTTAATATTTTACAACTATATAACATTCTTTATTCAAATTATATAAAAGTTTTTTGAAAAAGTAAACTTTTTTTACTATTTTTTTTAAAAAAATATGGTATAATACTAGTGCAAAATTATAAAATTTCAATTAAATTTGTAGGAGAATAAAATGAAAAATTTAATTTTAATAATTTTAATGCTATTCTCACTAACTTCCTGTGTTACAGGCGGAATAAGTGTAGGAAGTAACGGAAAAATTCATGGAAATATAGGAGTCAGCACAGGTGGACTGATAAATACTGGAGTGGGAATTGACTTTTAAAAAATAAATTTATAAACTGAAAGGAGAAAAAATTATGAAAAAAATAATTTTAATGATTTTGATGTTAGTTGCACTAACTTCTTGTCTAAGTGCGGGAATTGGAATTGGAACAAATGGAATTCACGGTGGTGTCGGAATCGGATTTTAAATTTTTAGGAAAAAAAGGAGAAAAAAATGGGTGAATTATTTTGGGCAATGGCAACTGCGGTATTTGCAATACTAGAAATTATTATACCGGGACTTGTGACAATTTGGTTATCCCTTGCAGCACTTGTTTTAACTGGATTATCTTTTTTTATGAGAAATCCTGTCGTCGAAGTCTTTATTTTCTCAGCTTTGTCAGTAATTTTTGTAATTTTCACAAGACCCGTCTTAAAAAATTACATCGAAAAAAACAAAAGGACAAATTTTAATTCTAAAATGATAGGAAACGAGATAAAAATCGAAGAGGTTTTAAATTTAACAAGTTCAAAAAAAGAGTACGAAGTTAAATTCAAAGGTATCCTTTGGAAGGGGATTAGCGAAGATGTCTTAAAAAAAGATGAGATTGCTAAAATAAAAGGTTTTGTTGGAAACAAAATCATTTTAGAAAAAATGAAGAAAGAAATGTGAAATTTAAAATAATATAAAATTTAGGAGGAATAAACAGATTTTAAAATTATATGATAATATACTAACTAATAAGTATTTAAATATATCATAAATATTAAATTTAAACTAAATAGATTTAATAAAGTTGTAAACAAAGAAAGTATAAGAAGTGATTGAAAAATGACAAAGAACTATAAATGCGTAAAAATCGAAATCAAACCTACTAGTGAACAAATTGAGAAAATTAATAAAACTATTGGAACAGGGAGATATTTGTATAATTTTTATATAACATATAATAAAGAAATTTATGAAAAAGAAAAGAAATTTGTAACAGGATTTGAATTTTCAAAATATATAAATAATATTTTTAATAAAAGAAAATCCTGATAAAGTTTGGATAAAAGATGTTTCTTCAAAATCTAATAAACGAGCGATAATGGATGGTGAGAAAGCATTTAAAAGATTTTTTAAAAAATTATCAAAGTTTCCAAAATTTAAAAAGAAAAATTGTAATAACCAAAGTTGTTATTTTCCTAAAAATAATAAAACTGATTTTGAATTTTATCGACATAAGATAAAAGTTCCAACTTTGAAATTTGTAAGACTTAAAGAATATGGATATATTCCTAAAAATGCAAATATAAAAAGTGGAACTATATCAAAAGAAACTGATAGGTATTTTTTATCACTTGTTTTAGAAATTGAAAAAAAATTCAAAAATACTAAAAATTTACAAATTAAAAATGGAATTGGAATTGATTTTGGGATAAAGGATTTTGCAATTTGCTCTGACGGTAAAGTTTTTAAAAATATTAATAAAACTTGTAAAGTTAGGAAAATCGAGAAAGAATTAAAGAGAGAGCAACGAAAACAATCAAGAAAATACTTAGTTTGTAAAAAATCAGGAAAAAAACTTTATGAGTGTAAAAACTTTCAAAAACAAAAATTAGTAATATCTAAACTATTTTTTAGACTAAATTGTATTAGAAACGATTATATAAATAAAATTGTTAGTGAAATAACGAAAACCAAGTTAAACTATATAACAATCGAAGATTTAAAAGTTTCTAATATGATGAAAAATAAGCATTTGTCAAAGGCAATTTCAAATCAAAAGTTTTATGAATTTAGAATGAAACTGCTGAACAAATGCAAAGAAAACAATATTGAACTAAGACTTGTTGATACATTTTATCCTAGTTCCAAGTTATGCAGTAATTGTGGGCATAAAAAACATAATTTAAAATTGAAAGATAGGATTTATAAGTGTGATAACTGTGGAATTGAAATGGATAGGGATTTTAATGCGAGTCTTAATCTAAAAAATGCTGAAAATTATAAGATTTTAGCATAATAAATAATATATTCTAAATAAAAAAAAGAAGGAGAATGCTACTATATAGACTAATAGTGAAAGAGAATATATTATGTGTACCGATGGCTAGTCGGGAATTTACGACTGTGGAGAGCAAAAAGAATACGAGTAGATAATTTTTTTTATCAAAAGTATGTTCGATGAAGCAGTAACATTCTAATGTGTTAAATATGTTTTGACACATTTTTAGTAGCAGGCTATTATGAACGTCATATTATTACCATTAATTATTATTTTACTTGCTTTTCTTGCAATTTTAGTTCTGAAAGCAATAAGAATCGTACCCGAATCAAAAGTTTACATCATAGAAAAATTAGGAAGATATTATCAGTCACTGGATTCTGGATTAAGT harbors:
- a CDS encoding NfeD family protein: MGELFWAMATAVFAILEIIIPGLVTIWLSLAALVLTGLSFFMRNPVVEVFIFSALSVIFVIFTRPVLKNYIEKNKRTNFNSKMIGNEIKIEEVLNLTSSKKEYEVKFKGILWKGISEDVLKKDEIAKIKGFVGNKIILEKMKKEM
- a CDS encoding helix-turn-helix domain-containing protein codes for the protein MTKNYKCVKIEIKPTSEQIEKINKTIGTGRYLYNFYITYNKEIYEKEKKFVTGFEFSKYINNIFNKRKS
- a CDS encoding RNA-guided endonuclease InsQ/TnpB family protein; amino-acid sequence: MMDGEKAFKRFFKKLSKFPKFKKKNCNNQSCYFPKNNKTDFEFYRHKIKVPTLKFVRLKEYGYIPKNANIKSGTISKETDRYFLSLVLEIEKKFKNTKNLQIKNGIGIDFGIKDFAICSDGKVFKNINKTCKVRKIEKELKREQRKQSRKYLVCKKSGKKLYECKNFQKQKLVISKLFFRLNCIRNDYINKIVSEITKTKLNYITIEDLKVSNMMKNKHLSKAISNQKFYEFRMKLLNKCKENNIELRLVDTFYPSSKLCSNCGHKKHNLKLKDRIYKCDNCGIEMDRDFNASLNLKNAENYKILA